Proteins from a genomic interval of Mycolicibacterium grossiae:
- a CDS encoding cytochrome P450 encodes MTVAHGYNVRYDPYDQELNRDPYPVLRRLREDSPLYYDERYDFYALTRFEDVSAALVDHRTFSSARGVVLELIQSDVEIPPGTLVFEDPPVHDIHRKLVARMFTPRRIAQLEERIRAFCAQSLDPLVGTGRFDFVTDLGAQMPMRVISSLLGIPESDQESIRDHGNAQMTSEAGAPMRMATEGLDPGQVFAEYVDWRAEHPSDDLMTDLLTVEFTDEHGVTRRLRRDELLMYLNVVATAGNETTTRLIGWAGKVLADHPDQRRAVAADRSLIPRAVEELLRFEPPAQNVGRYVTRDVEYYGRTVPAGSAMLLLTGAANRDHRQFPPDGDVFDVHREPRAHLAFGVGAHYCLGSALARLEGRIALDEILNRFPEWDLNLSTATLISTAAVRGWDSMPALIPV; translated from the coding sequence ATGACGGTCGCCCACGGATACAACGTCCGATACGACCCGTACGACCAGGAACTCAACCGCGACCCGTACCCGGTTCTGCGGCGCCTGCGCGAGGACTCCCCCCTGTACTACGACGAGCGGTACGACTTCTACGCACTGACCCGGTTCGAGGACGTCAGCGCGGCGCTGGTCGACCACCGGACCTTCAGTTCGGCTCGCGGCGTCGTGCTCGAACTCATCCAGTCCGACGTCGAGATCCCGCCCGGCACGCTGGTATTCGAGGACCCGCCCGTGCACGACATCCACCGCAAGCTGGTTGCGCGGATGTTCACCCCGCGCCGCATCGCCCAGCTGGAGGAGCGCATCCGCGCCTTCTGCGCGCAGAGCCTCGATCCGCTGGTCGGCACCGGCCGCTTCGACTTCGTCACCGACCTCGGCGCGCAGATGCCGATGCGGGTGATCAGCTCACTGCTCGGCATCCCGGAGTCCGACCAGGAGTCGATCCGCGACCACGGCAACGCGCAGATGACGAGCGAGGCGGGTGCCCCGATGCGGATGGCTACCGAGGGACTCGACCCGGGTCAGGTGTTCGCCGAGTACGTCGACTGGCGCGCCGAGCATCCCTCCGACGACCTCATGACCGACCTGCTGACCGTCGAGTTCACCGACGAACACGGCGTGACCCGCAGGCTGCGGCGCGACGAGCTGTTGATGTACCTCAACGTGGTGGCCACCGCGGGCAACGAGACCACGACCCGGCTGATCGGCTGGGCAGGCAAGGTGCTCGCCGATCATCCCGACCAACGCCGGGCGGTGGCGGCCGACCGGTCCCTGATCCCCCGCGCCGTCGAGGAACTGCTGCGCTTCGAACCGCCGGCGCAGAACGTGGGCCGCTACGTGACGCGCGACGTCGAGTACTACGGACGCACCGTCCCGGCCGGCAGCGCCATGCTGCTCCTCACCGGAGCGGCCAACCGCGACCACCGGCAGTTCCCGCCGGACGGCGACGTGTTCGACGTCCACCGCGAGCCGCGCGCGCATCTGGCGTTCGGGGTGGGCGCGCACTACTGCCTGGGATCGGCGCTCGCGCGACTGGAGGGTCGCATCGCGCTCGACGAGATCTTGAACCGGTTCCCGGAGTGGGATCTGAACCTGTCCACCGCGACGCTGATCTCGACCGCCGCCGTGCGCGGCTGGGACTCGATGCCCGCGCTGATCCCGGTCTAG
- a CDS encoding DUF732 domain-containing protein translates to MGTHGIRWAKAAVAASVGAAALVLSAPAHADVDSDFANELHSYGIYGQKDYNAWIAKIVCKRMRTGLDADAYEAATFLKTNLHKDSSEQQVYDFLGASIRYYCPDQQVVLDRLAGKPAPPPADLLPAEER, encoded by the coding sequence ATGGGTACACACGGAATCCGCTGGGCCAAGGCCGCCGTCGCCGCGAGTGTCGGCGCTGCCGCGCTCGTCCTGTCCGCCCCGGCGCACGCCGACGTCGACAGCGATTTCGCGAACGAACTCCACTCCTACGGCATCTACGGGCAAAAGGACTACAACGCCTGGATCGCCAAGATCGTCTGCAAGCGCATGCGCACGGGCCTGGACGCCGACGCCTACGAGGCCGCCACCTTCCTGAAGACCAACCTGCACAAGGACAGCAGCGAGCAGCAGGTCTACGACTTCCTCGGCGCGTCGATCCGTTACTACTGCCCCGATCAGCAGGTCGTGCTCGACCGCCTCGCCGGCAAGCCCGCGCCGCCGCCCGCCGACCTGCTCCCGGCCGAGGAGCGCTAG
- a CDS encoding MmpS family protein: MTALAKKAWIPIVILVVVLVAGFTVSRIRTFFGAEGITVTPVQFADDPEPFDPKIVKYEIFGEPGAYADINYLDLDAKPQRVDGASLPWELVLSTTAPAAQPNIVAQGNGSSITCRVTVDDEVKAERTSTGLNAQTFCLVKSA, encoded by the coding sequence GTGACGGCGCTCGCGAAGAAGGCGTGGATCCCGATCGTGATCCTCGTCGTGGTCCTCGTCGCCGGGTTCACCGTCAGCCGCATTCGTACCTTCTTCGGCGCCGAGGGCATCACCGTCACGCCCGTCCAGTTCGCGGATGACCCCGAGCCGTTCGACCCCAAGATCGTGAAGTACGAGATCTTCGGCGAACCGGGCGCCTACGCCGACATCAACTACCTCGACCTGGACGCGAAGCCGCAACGCGTCGACGGTGCCTCGCTGCCCTGGGAACTCGTGCTCAGCACCACCGCGCCGGCGGCTCAACCGAACATCGTCGCGCAGGGCAACGGCAGTTCGATCACCTGCCGGGTCACGGTGGATGACGAGGTCAAGGCCGAGCGGACCTCCACCGGGCTGAACGCCCAGACCTTCTGCTTGGTGAAATCTGCATGA
- a CDS encoding MMPL/RND family transporter: protein MSHPTSDATTDAFPAARAYDRPFIPRMIRTLAVPIVLGWIAVIAILNTPAITPQLETVGQMRAVSMSPQDAPSMISMKRVGEVFQEGNSDSSAMIVLEGEQPLGDEAHAYYDQLIEKLRSDPKHVQSIQDFWSDPLTASGSQSSDGKAAYVQVKTAGNQGETLANESIEAVQKIVDSVPAPPGLKTYVTGPAALAADQHIASDRSMTMIEIATFTVIIVMLLLVYRSIITVLLTLVMVVLSLSASRGFVAFLGYYEIIGLSTFATNLLVTLAIAAATDYAIFLIGRYQEARSLGEDKEQAYYTMFGGTAHVVLGSGLTIAGATFCLSFTRLPYFQTLGVPLAIGMVICVLTALTLGSAIVTIATRFGALEPKRALRTRGWRRIGAAVVRWPGPILIATVALSLIGLLTLPGYRTNYNDRNYLPADLPANAGYAAADRHFSQARMNPELLMVESDHDLRNSADFLVVDKIAKAVFRVEGIARVQTITRPEGKPIEHTSIPFLISMQGTTQKLNEKYMQDMMGNIKKQADDMQTTIDSMEKMSGLTKQMADVTHQMVSKMKDMTVDIAELRDNIANFDDFFRPIRNYFYWEPHCYDIPVCWSIRSVFDTLDGINTMTDDIQQLVPLMERLDTLMPQMVALMPEMISTMKTMKTMLLTQYATQKGMQDQQAEGSENSSAMGEAFDASMNDDSFYLPPEIFDNEDFKRGMKNFISPDGKSVRFIISHEGDPMSPEGIARIDAIKMAAKEAIKGTPLEGSKVYLAGTAAVFKDMSDGNTFDLLIAGISALALIFIIMLIITRAVVASAVIVGTVVLSLGASFGLSVLIWQHILGIELHWMVMAMAVIILLAVGADYNLLLVSRFKEEIHAGLNTGIIRSMGGTGSVVTSAGLVFAFTMMSMAVSELTVIGQVGTTIGLGLLFDTLVVRSLMTPSIAALLGRWFWWPHNVRTRPLPAPWPTPPPPAPKDPEPVPTA from the coding sequence ATGAGTCATCCGACCTCGGACGCGACCACCGACGCGTTCCCGGCCGCCCGCGCTTACGATCGCCCGTTCATCCCGCGGATGATCCGCACCCTCGCGGTGCCGATCGTGCTCGGGTGGATCGCGGTGATCGCCATCCTCAACACCCCGGCGATCACGCCGCAGCTCGAGACGGTCGGGCAGATGCGCGCCGTCTCGATGAGCCCGCAGGACGCGCCGTCGATGATCTCGATGAAGCGCGTCGGCGAGGTGTTTCAGGAGGGCAACTCCGACAGCTCGGCGATGATCGTGCTCGAGGGCGAGCAGCCGCTCGGTGACGAGGCGCACGCCTACTACGACCAGCTGATCGAGAAGCTGCGCTCCGATCCGAAGCACGTGCAGTCGATCCAGGACTTCTGGAGCGACCCGCTGACGGCGTCGGGCTCGCAGTCCTCCGACGGCAAGGCCGCCTATGTCCAGGTCAAGACCGCGGGCAATCAGGGCGAGACGCTCGCCAACGAGTCCATCGAAGCAGTGCAGAAGATCGTCGACAGCGTGCCGGCGCCGCCGGGGCTCAAGACCTACGTCACCGGCCCCGCCGCGCTGGCCGCCGACCAGCACATCGCCAGCGACCGCAGCATGACGATGATCGAGATCGCCACCTTCACGGTCATCATCGTGATGCTGCTGCTGGTCTACCGGTCGATCATCACCGTGTTGCTGACCCTCGTGATGGTGGTGCTGTCGCTGTCCGCGTCGCGCGGTTTCGTCGCGTTCCTCGGCTACTACGAGATCATCGGGCTGTCGACGTTCGCGACGAACCTGCTGGTCACCCTCGCCATCGCCGCCGCCACCGACTACGCGATCTTCCTCATCGGCCGGTATCAGGAAGCCCGAAGTCTCGGTGAGGACAAGGAGCAGGCGTACTACACGATGTTCGGAGGCACCGCGCACGTGGTGCTGGGCTCCGGCCTCACCATCGCCGGCGCGACGTTCTGCCTGTCGTTCACCCGGCTGCCGTACTTCCAGACGCTCGGCGTCCCGCTGGCGATCGGCATGGTCATCTGCGTGCTGACCGCACTGACGCTGGGCTCGGCGATCGTCACCATCGCCACCCGCTTCGGTGCGCTCGAACCGAAGCGCGCGCTGCGCACCAGGGGCTGGCGCCGCATCGGCGCGGCCGTCGTGCGCTGGCCGGGCCCCATCCTGATCGCGACGGTCGCCCTGTCGCTGATCGGCCTGCTGACGCTGCCCGGTTACCGGACGAACTACAACGACCGCAACTACCTGCCGGCGGACCTGCCCGCCAACGCGGGGTACGCCGCTGCCGACCGGCACTTCTCCCAGGCGCGGATGAATCCCGAGCTGCTGATGGTCGAGAGCGACCACGACCTGCGCAATTCGGCGGACTTCCTCGTCGTCGACAAGATCGCCAAGGCCGTCTTCCGCGTCGAGGGCATCGCCCGCGTGCAGACCATCACCCGTCCCGAGGGCAAGCCGATCGAGCACACCTCGATCCCCTTCCTGATCAGCATGCAGGGCACGACCCAGAAGCTGAACGAGAAGTACATGCAGGACATGATGGGCAACATCAAGAAGCAGGCCGACGACATGCAGACCACCATCGATTCGATGGAGAAGATGTCGGGTCTGACCAAGCAGATGGCCGACGTCACGCACCAGATGGTGTCGAAGATGAAGGACATGACCGTCGACATCGCGGAGTTGCGGGACAACATCGCGAACTTCGACGACTTCTTCCGGCCCATCCGCAACTACTTCTACTGGGAACCGCACTGCTACGACATCCCGGTCTGCTGGTCGATCCGGTCGGTCTTCGACACCCTCGACGGCATCAACACCATGACCGACGACATCCAGCAGCTGGTGCCGCTGATGGAGCGGCTCGACACCCTGATGCCCCAGATGGTCGCGTTGATGCCCGAGATGATCTCGACGATGAAGACCATGAAGACGATGCTGCTGACCCAGTACGCCACCCAGAAGGGCATGCAGGACCAGCAGGCCGAGGGGTCGGAGAACTCGTCGGCGATGGGCGAGGCGTTCGACGCGTCGATGAACGACGACTCGTTCTACCTGCCGCCGGAGATCTTCGACAACGAGGACTTCAAGCGCGGCATGAAGAACTTCATCTCCCCCGACGGAAAGTCGGTGCGGTTCATCATCTCCCACGAGGGCGACCCGATGAGCCCGGAGGGCATCGCCCGCATCGACGCCATCAAGATGGCGGCGAAGGAGGCGATCAAGGGCACTCCGCTGGAGGGGTCGAAGGTCTACCTCGCCGGTACCGCGGCGGTCTTCAAGGACATGTCCGACGGCAACACGTTCGACCTGTTGATCGCCGGCATCTCGGCGCTGGCGCTGATCTTCATCATCATGTTGATCATCACGCGGGCCGTCGTCGCCTCGGCCGTGATCGTCGGCACCGTCGTGCTGTCGCTCGGCGCATCGTTCGGCCTGTCGGTGCTGATCTGGCAGCACATCCTGGGCATCGAACTGCACTGGATGGTCATGGCCATGGCGGTGATCATCCTGCTGGCCGTGGGCGCGGACTACAACCTGCTGCTGGTCTCCCGGTTCAAGGAGGAGATCCACGCGGGGTTGAACACCGGCATCATCCGGTCGATGGGCGGCACCGGGTCGGTGGTCACGTCGGCGGGTCTGGTGTTCGCGTTCACGATGATGTCGATGGCCGTGAGTGAGCTGACCGTCATCGGACAGGTGGGCACCACGATCGGCCTGGGCCTGCTGTTCGACACCCTGGTGGTGCGCTCGCTGATGACGCCGTCGATCGCCGCCCTGCTCGGCCGCTGGTTCTGGTGGCCGCACAACGTGCGCACCCGCCCGCTGCCCGCACCGTGGCCGACGCCCCCGCCGCCCGCGCCCAAGGATCCCGAACCGGTACCCACCGCATGA
- a CDS encoding DUF5078 domain-containing protein codes for MFAGPAAADATDDYPIPHRIIITQCDTEQYMQAARDTSPVYFERYMIDRSNRPADIQQWAFDRIHWFFSLDAAARRQYSEDTATNVYYEQVATRWGNWAKLFFNNKGVVAKATDVCMNYPRGDMSVWDWPVAR; via the coding sequence ATGTTCGCCGGACCGGCCGCGGCGGATGCGACCGACGACTACCCGATCCCGCACCGCATCATCATCACGCAGTGCGACACCGAGCAGTACATGCAGGCGGCGCGGGACACCAGCCCGGTGTACTTCGAGCGCTACATGATCGACCGGAGCAACCGCCCGGCGGACATCCAGCAGTGGGCGTTCGACCGCATCCACTGGTTCTTCTCGCTGGACGCCGCGGCACGTCGGCAGTACTCCGAGGACACCGCCACCAACGTGTACTACGAGCAGGTGGCCACCCGCTGGGGCAACTGGGCGAAGCTGTTCTTCAACAACAAGGGCGTGGTCGCGAAGGCGACCGACGTGTGCATGAACTACCCGCGCGGCGACATGTCCGTGTGGGACTGGCCCGTCGCCCGCTAG
- a CDS encoding M15 family metallopeptidase, translating into MTRPAAVLATMVAVTAAVVGCGAGPPAPITPRSAAPPVASSAPKPAASPVPAPAVVSEVTAADLGATWRPECPVPPTGLRRITVSYLDFGGRTQRGDLVVAADLVDDTIDVFAQLYRLRYPITRMRTVDHYPGADDETSMRDDNTSAFNCRRLASGRWSQHALGRAVDVNPLLNPYVGSDGVQPATGTPYLDRGRTDPGMLHAGDPVVTAFETRGWQWGGKWRAPKDYQHFEKR; encoded by the coding sequence GTGACACGACCGGCAGCGGTGCTCGCGACGATGGTCGCGGTCACCGCTGCCGTCGTCGGGTGCGGGGCCGGTCCGCCCGCGCCCATCACACCGCGGTCCGCCGCTCCACCTGTCGCGTCGTCCGCCCCGAAACCCGCCGCCTCGCCCGTCCCGGCACCCGCGGTCGTGTCCGAGGTGACCGCGGCCGACCTGGGCGCCACCTGGCGCCCGGAGTGCCCGGTGCCGCCCACCGGCCTGCGCCGGATCACGGTGAGCTATCTCGACTTCGGAGGGCGCACGCAACGGGGTGACCTCGTGGTCGCCGCCGACCTCGTCGACGACACCATCGACGTGTTCGCCCAGTTGTACCGACTGCGCTACCCGATCACCCGAATGCGCACCGTCGATCACTACCCGGGCGCCGACGACGAGACGTCGATGCGCGACGACAACACCTCGGCGTTCAACTGCCGCCGGCTCGCCAGCGGTCGGTGGTCCCAGCATGCGCTGGGCCGCGCCGTCGACGTCAACCCCCTGCTGAACCCGTACGTCGGCAGCGACGGCGTCCAACCGGCCACCGGGACGCCCTACCTCGACCGCGGACGGACCGACCCGGGCATGCTGCACGCCGGCGACCCCGTCGTCACCGCCTTCGAGACACGGGGCTGGCAGTGGGGCGGAAAGTGGCGCGCGCCCAAGGACTATCAGCACTTCGAGAAGCGCTGA